The proteins below come from a single Aestuariirhabdus haliotis genomic window:
- a CDS encoding DUF4399 domain-containing protein: MKSGNRTRLFLSYLVKTVAGTLLTLFTISAIAASEAPADASVYIVSPKNGDVVTSPVLVQFGLTGMGVAPAGVDKANTGHHHLLIDVDTLPDMSKPVPSDKNHRHFGGGQTEVSVELEPGTHTLQLLLGDYSHVPHSKPVVSEKITITVK, encoded by the coding sequence ATGAAAAGCGGAAATAGAACAAGACTGTTCCTCTCATACCTTGTCAAAACGGTAGCTGGTACCCTCCTCACACTGTTTACCATTTCAGCCATCGCAGCCAGCGAGGCACCGGCAGACGCTTCGGTTTATATCGTCTCCCCTAAAAATGGTGACGTCGTCACAAGCCCGGTATTGGTGCAATTTGGTTTAACTGGAATGGGGGTTGCGCCAGCCGGAGTAGATAAAGCCAATACGGGTCATCATCACCTGCTTATTGATGTGGATACTCTGCCCGATATGAGTAAACCCGTGCCCTCAGATAAAAATCATCGACATTTCGGCGGAGGACAGACTGAAGTCAGTGTAGAGCTCGAACCCGGCACCCATACCCTCCAGCTTTTGTTAGGCGATTACTCCCACGTTCCCCATTCAAAACCCGTGGTCTCGGAAAAGATCACTATCACCGTCAAGTAA
- a CDS encoding mechanosensitive ion channel family protein: MQQLLDTYLIPWGINLGLAILVFIVGRMLVSMVVSLIAKGLAKTKMDDTLVHFVLSILRVLLVLLVVVAALDQLGVDTTSLVALVGAAGLAVGLALKDSLQNFASGVMLVIFRPFAAGDFIDAGGVSGTVDRISIFSTLLKTPDNREVIVPNGAIFSGTITNYSAQPTRRVDMVFGIGYDDDLLKAKQILVRLLEQEARVLKDPSPLVAVAELADSSVNFNVRPWVKSEDYWGVKADLTERVKLEFDREGISIPYPQTDVHLRQVAG; the protein is encoded by the coding sequence CTGCAACAGCTTTTGGATACCTATCTCATTCCCTGGGGAATTAATTTAGGACTGGCGATTTTGGTCTTTATCGTCGGTCGCATGCTGGTGTCTATGGTGGTCTCCCTAATCGCAAAAGGTTTGGCCAAGACCAAAATGGATGACACTCTGGTTCACTTTGTGCTGTCCATCCTGCGCGTGCTTCTGGTGTTATTGGTTGTTGTCGCTGCTCTCGATCAACTGGGTGTGGATACCACCTCGTTGGTTGCTCTGGTGGGTGCCGCCGGTCTGGCTGTTGGCCTGGCGTTGAAGGATTCCCTGCAGAACTTTGCCTCTGGTGTCATGTTAGTGATTTTTAGGCCGTTTGCAGCCGGCGATTTTATCGATGCTGGTGGGGTATCCGGGACAGTGGACCGCATCTCAATCTTTTCCACTTTATTAAAAACCCCTGATAATCGTGAGGTTATTGTGCCGAATGGTGCTATTTTCTCCGGTACTATAACCAATTACTCTGCCCAGCCGACAAGGCGTGTCGATATGGTGTTTGGGATTGGTTATGACGATGATCTGTTAAAGGCGAAACAAATACTGGTTCGCCTGCTTGAACAAGAAGCACGAGTTTTGAAGGATCCTTCTCCTCTGGTTGCAGTCGCCGAATTGGCAGACAGTAGCGTTAATTTCAATGTCCGACCCTGGGTTAAGTCGGAAGATTATTGGGGGGTTAAAGCCGATCTGACTGAGCGTGTTAAGTTGGAGTTTGACCGAGAAGGTATCTCGATACCCTATCCTCAAACCGATGTGCATCTCAGGCAGGTAGCTGGCTAG
- a CDS encoding substrate-binding periplasmic protein, with amino-acid sequence MPSLFLFRTLVGALLLSCLSFSVSTLAQLQVAASTWPPYVDENAERRGAATVIVEEALKRAGYDLNMVVDIWPRSLEGTRSGVYDVIAAAWYSDERNKELAFSKPFLKNNLKFVVVKNRGLKYDQLEDLNGKMIGTIIDYAYGEPFDSASLAIRAPANHTIQNLRRLTLGQIDMVLADEQEALYLIRTLLPDQANNLEILPRAISTNGLHIAVSREHPQHQEILKAFNAEIETMNADGSLKKILQDYGM; translated from the coding sequence ATGCCCAGCCTATTCCTGTTTCGCACACTTGTTGGTGCCTTATTGTTGAGTTGTTTGTCGTTTTCGGTTTCCACGCTAGCCCAGCTACAGGTTGCCGCCAGCACTTGGCCTCCTTATGTCGATGAAAATGCCGAACGCAGAGGCGCGGCGACGGTAATTGTTGAGGAAGCCTTGAAGCGTGCCGGTTACGATCTGAATATGGTCGTCGACATCTGGCCACGATCCCTCGAAGGGACTCGTTCTGGCGTTTATGACGTCATTGCAGCGGCCTGGTACTCTGACGAGCGCAATAAAGAACTGGCGTTCAGCAAACCCTTCCTGAAAAACAATCTTAAATTTGTGGTGGTCAAGAATCGTGGTCTGAAATACGACCAACTGGAAGATCTGAATGGTAAAATGATCGGTACGATTATCGATTACGCTTACGGTGAACCCTTTGATAGCGCAAGCCTGGCTATAAGAGCGCCGGCAAATCATACTATTCAGAACCTGCGCCGGCTGACGTTAGGGCAAATTGATATGGTTCTGGCTGATGAGCAAGAAGCCCTTTACCTGATTAGAACCTTGCTGCCGGATCAGGCAAATAACCTCGAAATCTTACCTCGCGCCATTTCAACCAATGGTTTGCATATCGCGGTGAGCCGAGAGCACCCTCAGCACCAGGAAATCCTGAAGGCTTTTAACGCGGAAATTGAAACCATGAATGCGGATGGTTCTCTGAAAAAGATCTTGCAGGATTATGGCATGTAG
- a CDS encoding tRNA dihydrouridine synthase yields the protein MLLLAPMEGIADHSMRALLTEHGEFDLCISEFVRVSNTLLPQRVFKRYLPELENGCQTASGCPVHVQLLGSDPLLMGENAHKVVEMGAPGIDLNFGCPAKMVNRHGGGALLLNEPEQVARIVSAVRRAVPDAIPVSAKMRLGYADTSLTLENACAIESSGASALTVHARTKSQGYRPPAHWEWIARIGEVVKLPLIANGEIWTYSDYLKCVEASGCEHVMLGRGALRNPLLSRQIKAQQADPNPEQAWQQIHPLLLDFYRVTEPHYPEKHLCQRVKQWLGFLAPGYQQAQDLFERIKPLKQATQIQQLLQSNA from the coding sequence ATGTTACTGCTCGCCCCGATGGAGGGTATCGCCGACCACAGCATGCGCGCCCTGCTAACCGAGCATGGCGAGTTCGATCTCTGCATCAGCGAATTTGTACGGGTCAGTAACACCCTGTTGCCGCAACGGGTTTTCAAACGCTACTTGCCAGAACTTGAAAACGGCTGTCAGACAGCATCAGGTTGCCCTGTGCATGTGCAACTGCTGGGAAGCGATCCTCTGTTAATGGGGGAAAACGCTCATAAAGTAGTAGAAATGGGAGCTCCGGGGATCGATCTCAATTTCGGCTGTCCCGCCAAGATGGTTAACCGCCACGGTGGTGGCGCCCTGCTACTGAACGAACCCGAGCAGGTGGCCAGAATCGTCAGTGCTGTTCGCCGAGCAGTCCCCGATGCGATTCCCGTCAGCGCCAAGATGCGCCTCGGATACGCAGACACCAGTCTTACCCTTGAGAATGCCTGCGCCATAGAAAGCAGTGGCGCCAGCGCCCTGACGGTACATGCACGCACCAAAAGCCAGGGTTATCGACCACCTGCACATTGGGAGTGGATTGCGCGCATTGGCGAAGTGGTGAAACTTCCGCTTATCGCTAACGGGGAGATCTGGACCTACAGCGATTATTTGAAATGCGTTGAAGCCAGCGGGTGTGAACACGTCATGCTCGGGCGCGGAGCATTGCGCAACCCTTTGCTGTCCCGGCAGATAAAGGCGCAACAAGCGGACCCGAACCCTGAGCAAGCCTGGCAGCAGATCCACCCCTTATTGCTGGATTTTTATCGGGTAACAGAACCGCACTACCCGGAAAAGCACCTGTGCCAACGGGTCAAACAATGGCTCGGCTTTCTCGCCCCGGGTTACCAGCAGGCCCAGGATCTATTCGAGCGCATCAAGCCCTTAAAACAAGCCACGCAAATACAGCAACTGCTTCAATCCAATGCTTAA
- a CDS encoding DUF4124 domain-containing protein, which yields MRFLIRVIIMVLLVGGVTLFLVPPGQSSMLDRLRDQLTSQFAAPDQNSDSNYQPAPPRTVYRWVDEDGVVHYSDQKSNDVSQETIELKDNLGRLPEVESASDEDAGRSDNSGQGTVAEYPSLLQESLEKARALQQQVNERYDQQRELLNEN from the coding sequence GTGCGTTTTCTGATCCGTGTGATTATTATGGTGCTCCTGGTGGGAGGAGTGACACTGTTTCTCGTGCCACCAGGGCAGTCTTCCATGTTGGATAGGCTGCGTGATCAGTTAACCAGCCAGTTTGCTGCACCCGATCAAAACTCCGATTCAAACTATCAGCCAGCGCCGCCACGCACGGTATATCGGTGGGTGGATGAAGACGGTGTGGTGCATTACAGCGATCAAAAGAGTAATGACGTAAGCCAGGAAACCATTGAGTTAAAGGATAATTTGGGGCGCTTGCCGGAAGTCGAGTCCGCGTCTGATGAGGATGCGGGACGTTCTGATAATTCTGGTCAGGGAACAGTTGCTGAGTACCCCTCGTTATTGCAAGAAAGCCTTGAAAAAGCACGAGCGCTGCAACAACAGGTAAACGAGCGTTATGATCAGCAGCGTGAACTGTTGAATGAGAACTAG
- a CDS encoding OadG family protein: MTQPDLMSEGINLMLFGMGFVFVFLTLLVFSTTAMSKIAGRFDSAEPEPAASRPVAAPQGGPAQDQKLLSIINEAIKQHRER, translated from the coding sequence ATGACCCAACCGGATCTTATGAGCGAAGGTATTAACCTTATGCTATTCGGAATGGGTTTCGTGTTCGTGTTTTTGACTCTGCTGGTGTTTTCGACCACCGCGATGTCAAAAATTGCTGGCAGGTTTGACTCCGCAGAGCCCGAACCAGCAGCCAGCCGACCTGTAGCCGCGCCACAAGGGGGACCGGCTCAGGACCAGAAACTGCTTTCCATCATTAATGAGGCGATCAAACAGCATCGCGAGCGTTAA
- the oadA gene encoding sodium-extruding oxaloacetate decarboxylase subunit alpha, translating into MTATKKPLGITDVVLRDAHQSLFATRLRIDDMLPIAEKLDNIGYWSLESWGGATFDSCIRYLGEDPWDRIRELKKAMPKTPQQMLLRGQNLLGYRHYADDVVDKFVERAAENGVSVFRVFDAMNDPRNLKRALEAVKKQGQHAQGTISYTTSPVHNLDAWIDLAKRIEDMGVDSIAIKDMSGILTPYDAYELVSRLKAETDVRIHLHSHATSGLSSMTILKAVEAGIDNVDTAISSMSETYGHSATEAVVAALQGTDRDTGLDVLQIEEIAAYFRVVRKKYAKFEGALKGVDSRILVAQVPGGMLTNMESQLKDQGASDKFDEVLQEIPRVREDLGYIPLVTPTSQIVGTQAVLNILTGERYKSISKETQGILKGEYGAAPAPYNKELQDRVLDGAEAITCRPGDLLDNELDKIVADVEALSKDKGFKLSDNSIDDALTFALFPQIAPKFLENRGNPDAFEPAPTGNEGAAVTTAEGEEVYTVKVDGGEYTVTVANGGDVTGIVQVGGSAVPAASASAAAPVTGGEPMPSPLAGNIWKVHVAPGQQVQEGDLLIILEAMKMETEIRAPKAGTVGSVDVKEGDAVVVGATLLTIA; encoded by the coding sequence ATGACCGCTACCAAGAAGCCATTAGGTATAACCGACGTCGTACTTCGCGACGCCCATCAGTCCCTGTTTGCAACCCGTCTGCGTATTGACGATATGCTCCCAATTGCCGAGAAGCTCGATAATATCGGCTATTGGTCTCTGGAATCCTGGGGGGGCGCTACCTTTGACTCCTGCATCCGTTATCTTGGCGAAGATCCCTGGGATCGTATTCGCGAATTGAAAAAAGCGATGCCAAAAACCCCTCAGCAGATGTTGTTGCGAGGTCAGAATTTGCTGGGATATCGTCACTACGCCGATGACGTGGTGGACAAGTTTGTTGAGCGCGCTGCCGAAAACGGGGTTTCGGTATTCCGTGTATTTGATGCAATGAACGACCCGCGCAACCTCAAACGCGCATTGGAAGCGGTCAAGAAACAGGGGCAGCACGCCCAGGGTACAATTTCCTACACAACCAGTCCCGTACACAATCTTGATGCCTGGATCGATCTGGCCAAGCGCATCGAAGATATGGGCGTTGATTCCATCGCGATCAAGGATATGTCGGGCATCCTGACACCCTACGATGCCTACGAGCTGGTGAGTCGCCTTAAGGCCGAAACCGACGTGCGTATTCATTTGCACTCTCATGCGACCTCTGGCCTCTCCTCCATGACCATCCTCAAGGCTGTCGAGGCGGGTATCGATAACGTCGATACTGCTATCTCCTCCATGAGCGAAACCTACGGACATTCCGCAACCGAAGCCGTTGTTGCCGCGTTGCAGGGTACTGATCGCGATACCGGTCTGGATGTACTGCAGATCGAAGAAATTGCGGCCTACTTCCGCGTAGTACGTAAGAAATACGCCAAGTTTGAAGGGGCCCTGAAGGGCGTTGACTCCCGTATTCTGGTAGCCCAGGTGCCTGGCGGCATGCTGACCAATATGGAGAGCCAGCTGAAGGATCAGGGTGCTTCCGATAAATTTGATGAAGTATTGCAAGAGATTCCACGGGTTCGCGAAGATCTTGGTTATATTCCTCTGGTTACACCAACGTCCCAGATTGTGGGTACCCAGGCGGTTCTGAATATTCTGACGGGTGAGCGCTACAAGTCGATCTCCAAGGAAACCCAGGGCATTCTCAAGGGTGAATACGGAGCGGCCCCCGCGCCTTATAACAAGGAACTGCAGGACCGCGTTCTCGATGGGGCCGAAGCAATCACCTGCCGTCCCGGTGACCTGCTTGACAATGAACTGGACAAGATCGTTGCCGATGTAGAAGCCTTGTCAAAAGATAAAGGGTTCAAGCTTTCTGATAATTCCATTGACGATGCATTAACCTTTGCCCTGTTCCCTCAGATCGCGCCGAAATTCCTCGAGAATCGAGGCAATCCCGATGCCTTCGAACCTGCTCCGACGGGCAATGAAGGTGCTGCGGTCACAACCGCTGAAGGCGAAGAGGTTTACACCGTTAAGGTCGATGGTGGCGAGTACACGGTAACCGTGGCCAACGGCGGAGATGTAACCGGTATTGTTCAGGTCGGTGGTAGTGCAGTTCCTGCTGCCAGTGCATCAGCTGCAGCCCCGGTAACGGGTGGTGAGCCTATGCCATCTCCGTTGGCAGGTAATATCTGGAAGGTCCATGTTGCTCCAGGGCAGCAGGTTCAGGAGGGTGATCTGTTGATCATCCTTGAGGCGATGAAGATGGAAACCGAAATTCGTGCACCCAAGGCGGGCACCGTCGGTTCTGTTGACGTCAAGGAAGGGGACGCCGTTGTTGTCGGTGCAACCCTGTTGACCATTGCCTGA
- a CDS encoding cyclic nucleotide-binding domain-containing protein, with the protein MNIKQLLMNNSLFEQLTADELDYVVALMRPHELPANTTVFKEGAHGNYVCFVMQGSLQVLKSKDNGQESVIATLGEGQSVGEMAIIDGLPRSATVRSATASSLLLLKREDFNTLLSRHPETAAKILKAIAKMLSIHLRKTSGELSNLLFA; encoded by the coding sequence ATGAATATCAAGCAGTTGTTAATGAACAACTCGCTGTTTGAGCAGCTGACAGCGGATGAGTTGGATTATGTTGTGGCCCTGATGCGGCCGCATGAGTTGCCAGCCAATACCACCGTTTTCAAGGAGGGTGCGCACGGCAATTATGTATGTTTTGTGATGCAAGGCAGTCTGCAGGTTCTGAAGTCTAAGGATAATGGCCAGGAATCCGTTATTGCGACGCTCGGTGAAGGTCAATCGGTTGGAGAAATGGCCATCATTGATGGTTTGCCTCGATCGGCCACAGTTCGTTCTGCTACCGCTTCTTCCCTACTGCTACTAAAGCGAGAGGATTTCAATACCCTGTTATCCAGGCACCCTGAGACGGCTGCCAAGATCCTTAAGGCGATCGCCAAAATGTTGAGTATCCACCTGAGAAAAACCTCAGGAGAGCTATCCAACCTGCTGTTTGCTTGA
- a CDS encoding riboflavin synthase subunit alpha: MFTGIVQCSLPLSGLESKPGLKRFWFDFPSEMLADLSLGASVAVNGACLTVAAIDGSRIGFDVMQETLRVTNLAQLESGSYVNLERAARFNDEIGGHLLSGHVHDRVEVLSVERPENNCIITFSLAPEWQPYLFAKGFVALNGASLTVGEVEPGQFNVYLIPETLKITTFDNLKVGDKVNLEIDSQTQVIVDTVKRMSEAGQIHR; this comes from the coding sequence ATGTTTACCGGAATTGTGCAGTGTTCTTTGCCACTGTCAGGGCTCGAATCCAAACCTGGTTTGAAGCGCTTTTGGTTCGATTTTCCCTCTGAGATGTTGGCCGATTTGTCGTTGGGTGCCAGCGTAGCTGTCAATGGAGCCTGTTTAACTGTTGCTGCAATTGATGGTTCCCGGATTGGGTTTGATGTGATGCAGGAAACTCTGAGGGTGACCAATTTGGCGCAACTTGAGAGTGGATCTTATGTGAACCTTGAGCGTGCCGCCCGTTTTAATGATGAAATTGGGGGCCATCTGTTGTCTGGTCATGTTCATGACCGAGTAGAGGTACTTTCGGTAGAACGGCCTGAAAATAACTGCATTATCACTTTTTCATTAGCCCCTGAGTGGCAACCTTATCTATTTGCCAAAGGTTTTGTAGCTCTTAATGGAGCCAGTTTAACGGTGGGTGAAGTTGAGCCGGGGCAGTTTAATGTATACCTGATTCCGGAAACCCTGAAAATCACAACGTTCGACAATTTAAAAGTCGGGGACAAGGTGAATCTTGAAATCGATAGCCAGACCCAGGTGATCGTGGATACCGTTAAGCGCATGTCAGAGGCTGGCCAGATCCATCGGTAG
- the nhaC gene encoding Na+/H+ antiporter NhaC yields METTENTPRPNLIVSLFPLLFLIVMMVINVVIYKDDSTFGPNQYALLLSSIFAACIGIFALKLPYKTLEDAMINSISMALQATLILLIVGSLISIWMMSGIVPLMIYYGLQLINPNVFLFVACLISAIVALCTGSSWSTSGTIGIALIAIGHTLGVPVGMVAGAVISGAYFGDKMSPLSDTTNLAPAMAGTDIFTHIRHMVYTSGPAMAMALIGFLILGYFYQGNMASNEDIQAVLTTIEKHFNISPWLLLVPALVIVMVARRMPALPALTIGLLLGIAAIPLFQQPLLSTMTDTGIAGIYKVVLTTAAAGFTIETGNTTIDELFSRGGMASMLNTIWLIICAMIFGGMLEACGMLQRLAEAILKVVRGTGSLIGATIASCIFTNMTASDQYIAIVLPARMFRGAFKRYGLAPKNLSRAVEDAGTVTSVLVPWNSGGAFHAGVLGVSTLAYLPFCFFNILSPLVSIFLGAMNLTMDRIEEEHTAALAAKPETVG; encoded by the coding sequence ATGGAAACTACCGAAAATACGCCTCGACCTAACCTTATTGTTTCCCTATTTCCGCTACTGTTCCTGATCGTAATGATGGTCATCAATGTTGTCATCTATAAAGATGATTCTACATTCGGCCCCAACCAGTACGCTTTGCTGCTTTCTTCCATATTCGCTGCCTGCATTGGTATTTTCGCGCTCAAGCTGCCTTATAAAACCCTCGAAGATGCCATGATCAACTCCATCAGTATGGCTCTGCAGGCCACGCTGATACTGCTGATCGTTGGCTCTTTGATTTCTATCTGGATGATGAGCGGAATCGTGCCCCTGATGATTTATTACGGGCTTCAACTGATCAATCCCAACGTGTTCCTGTTCGTCGCCTGCCTGATCAGCGCCATTGTAGCCCTCTGCACCGGAAGCAGCTGGTCCACCAGCGGCACCATTGGTATCGCGTTAATAGCCATAGGGCATACGTTAGGTGTTCCCGTCGGCATGGTCGCCGGGGCCGTAATTTCTGGCGCCTACTTTGGTGACAAGATGTCGCCATTGTCGGATACCACCAACCTGGCCCCAGCCATGGCGGGCACCGACATCTTCACCCATATTCGCCATATGGTATATACCTCAGGTCCGGCAATGGCTATGGCTCTCATCGGTTTCCTGATCCTGGGCTACTTTTATCAGGGCAACATGGCCAGCAACGAAGATATCCAGGCGGTATTAACCACTATCGAGAAGCATTTCAATATTTCACCCTGGTTGCTGTTGGTGCCCGCGCTGGTCATTGTGATGGTAGCCCGACGCATGCCCGCGCTACCGGCTTTGACAATCGGCCTTTTGCTGGGCATTGCCGCCATACCCCTGTTCCAGCAACCCCTGTTATCTACCATGACTGACACGGGCATTGCCGGTATTTACAAGGTAGTACTGACCACAGCAGCGGCAGGATTTACTATCGAAACCGGCAATACAACGATCGACGAGCTGTTCTCTCGAGGTGGCATGGCCAGCATGCTCAACACTATCTGGCTGATCATTTGCGCCATGATTTTTGGTGGCATGCTAGAAGCTTGTGGCATGCTACAGCGGCTCGCAGAAGCTATTTTAAAAGTGGTTCGGGGCACCGGCTCACTGATCGGCGCAACCATCGCCAGCTGTATTTTTACCAATATGACTGCTTCAGACCAGTACATTGCTATTGTGCTTCCGGCACGCATGTTCCGTGGGGCCTTTAAACGTTATGGATTAGCCCCAAAAAACTTGTCACGTGCCGTTGAAGATGCAGGAACGGTCACCTCGGTACTGGTGCCCTGGAACTCTGGAGGTGCTTTCCATGCCGGCGTTCTGGGAGTCTCTACTCTGGCTTACCTGCCATTCTGCTTCTTTAATATACTCAGCCCGCTCGTTTCCATCTTTCTAGGCGCCATGAACCTGACAATGGATCGAATCGAAGAGGAACACACCGCTGCTCTGGCAGCCAAACCCGAAACCGTGGGTTAA